A single window of Psychromonas ingrahamii 37 DNA harbors:
- a CDS encoding DMT family transporter — translation MGYWYLAIAIVAEVMATLALKASNGFSDLTFSAVCVIGYAVAFYFLSLVLKTVPVGIAYAIWAGMGIVLIASISAVVYKQLPDLAAVIGMLLILVGVMVINVFSKTVSH, via the coding sequence ATGGGTTACTGGTATTTGGCAATTGCTATTGTAGCTGAGGTAATGGCAACATTAGCACTTAAAGCATCAAATGGTTTTTCTGATTTAACCTTCAGTGCTGTTTGTGTTATTGGTTATGCAGTTGCATTTTATTTCTTATCCTTAGTGCTTAAAACGGTACCCGTTGGTATCGCTTATGCTATCTGGGCAGGCATGGGAATAGTATTAATTGCATCAATAAGTGCTGTGGTCTATAAACAACTGCCTGATCTTGCGGCGGTGATAGGAATGTTGTTAATTTTGGTGGGTGTCATGGTTATTAATGTGTTTTCAAAAACAGTGAGCCATTAG
- a CDS encoding permease: protein MFEIFTQFADWLTYQQLSLSSGTKLADAVHFFIEDTSKIMVLLIVMIYVIALLRASLNVEKVRSYLAGKRRLFGYFLGSVFGAITPFCSCSSIPVFLGFTSAGIPLGITMAFLITSPLINEIAILLLVSLLGWKFTLLYIAVGMVIGMLSGWFLDVIGAERWLQPFAAKAMKNSQGKPTPSQGEAAVKMTLSDRHAFAKGEMLEIVARVWKWVFIGVGIGAALHGFVPDGWIEAHLGQGQWWSVPASVLVGIPLYSNATGVIPIMESLIKNGLPIGTTLAFCMSTVAASVPEFVMLKQVMQWRLLSLLFALLLTAFTLIGWIFNLSIWNF, encoded by the coding sequence ATGTTTGAAATTTTCACTCAATTTGCCGATTGGCTTACCTATCAACAACTGTCTTTATCGTCCGGGACAAAGCTTGCTGATGCGGTGCATTTTTTTATTGAAGATACGTCTAAGATCATGGTGTTACTAATCGTTATGATTTATGTCATTGCCTTGTTAAGAGCCTCTCTCAATGTGGAAAAAGTACGCTCTTATCTGGCTGGGAAAAGAAGACTCTTTGGCTATTTTTTAGGCAGTGTTTTTGGTGCTATTACCCCCTTTTGTTCATGCTCCAGTATTCCTGTTTTTCTTGGATTCACCAGCGCGGGGATCCCGTTAGGTATTACAATGGCATTTTTGATCACGTCCCCTTTAATTAACGAAATAGCCATTTTGTTACTGGTTAGTTTGTTAGGTTGGAAATTTACCCTGCTGTATATCGCGGTAGGGATGGTGATCGGTATGTTAAGCGGGTGGTTTCTTGATGTAATCGGGGCTGAACGTTGGCTGCAACCTTTTGCCGCCAAAGCGATGAAAAATAGTCAAGGAAAACCAACCCCCTCACAAGGTGAGGCAGCTGTTAAAATGACACTTTCAGACCGACATGCTTTTGCTAAAGGTGAAATGCTAGAAATCGTTGCCAGAGTTTGGAAGTGGGTATTTATTGGTGTGGGTATTGGTGCTGCTCTGCATGGCTTTGTGCCCGATGGTTGGATTGAAGCCCACCTTGGTCAAGGGCAATGGTGGTCTGTACCTGCCTCTGTGCTGGTGGGTATTCCACTTTACTCTAATGCCACGGGGGTAATTCCCATTATGGAAAGCCTGATCAAAAATGGTTTACCTATTGGCACTACTCTCGCTTTTTGTATGAGTACCGTCGCGGCAAGCGTGCCGGAATTTGTGATGTTAAAGCAAGTGATGCAATGGCGCTTACTGAGTTTACTTTTTGCATTGCTGTTAACAGCATTTACCCTTATAGGTTGGATATTTAATCTATCAATATGGAATTTCTAG
- a CDS encoding thioredoxin family protein: MKKFKVLGSGCTKCINTAKLIEKIAKDNEIEVFVEKVTDLETIMNYGVMSTPGVVMDEKVVHSGGVPTTESIKKWFDL, from the coding sequence ATGAAAAAATTTAAAGTATTAGGATCTGGTTGCACTAAGTGCATTAATACCGCTAAATTAATTGAAAAAATAGCGAAAGACAATGAAATTGAAGTGTTTGTTGAGAAAGTAACTGATTTAGAAACGATAATGAATTACGGTGTAATGTCCACACCTGGGGTTGTGATGGATGAAAAGGTTGTCCATAGTGGCGGTGTCCCTACTACAGAATCAATAAAAAAATGGTTTGATTTATAA
- a CDS encoding cytochrome c produces the protein MLKRIVYGVCGAAIVGLCVFSIYAWYPAIDPVIPAQTDYSPEIIEQGRVLAAAGYCSTCHTPSGGTPYAGNYEMHTDFGTIYSSNITPDVETGIGNWSEAAFSRAMRIGVSRDGHHLLPAFPYEHFNKMTDADINAIYAYIMTSVPAVNQVKKDNDIPFPLNIRWFQAGWKLLFADTQPFEVNSEKSAEWNRGAYLAEGVAHCGACHTPRNALGGEKYDQMYQGAAIDGWIAPSLTSTSTSPLPWRSQDFYEYLSTGNSLYHGSAAGPMAPVMHDGLSALPDSDLRDISNYFADLDRTTKMDESQSNKILQAAIDAQHQQPDQRIDEGARLYATACQACHYSSDQLVKGRLLITIGSATHLDKPTNLINVILDGVSSDQGISGVVMPGFRDALSDQDISAIAAYLRQTAGENIWPKLQQQVGEIRNQPRFEQ, from the coding sequence ATGCTAAAACGTATCGTTTATGGCGTATGTGGTGCAGCTATTGTAGGATTATGTGTATTTAGTATATACGCTTGGTACCCTGCAATAGATCCCGTCATACCTGCTCAAACAGACTATTCTCCAGAGATTATCGAACAAGGTAGAGTCCTTGCCGCAGCAGGTTATTGCAGCACTTGTCACACGCCATCAGGTGGAACGCCTTATGCAGGTAACTATGAAATGCACACCGACTTTGGCACCATTTATTCGAGTAACATCACCCCAGATGTCGAAACCGGTATTGGTAACTGGTCAGAAGCCGCTTTTAGCCGAGCGATGCGCATTGGTGTGAGTCGTGATGGACATCATTTATTACCTGCGTTCCCTTATGAACACTTTAATAAAATGACCGACGCGGATATTAACGCCATTTATGCTTATATCATGACGTCTGTACCGGCCGTTAACCAAGTCAAAAAAGATAACGATATTCCGTTTCCGCTCAATATCCGCTGGTTTCAAGCGGGTTGGAAACTTCTGTTTGCTGACACTCAACCTTTTGAAGTCAACAGCGAAAAATCAGCCGAGTGGAACCGTGGCGCTTATTTAGCTGAAGGTGTTGCTCACTGTGGCGCATGTCATACTCCACGTAATGCACTTGGCGGTGAAAAATATGACCAAATGTATCAAGGTGCTGCCATTGATGGTTGGATTGCACCCTCATTAACCTCTACCAGCACGTCACCACTCCCTTGGCGTTCGCAAGATTTCTACGAATACCTCAGCACAGGTAATTCGCTTTACCATGGTAGTGCCGCAGGTCCAATGGCACCGGTTATGCACGATGGTTTATCCGCTCTGCCAGACAGTGATCTTAGAGACATTAGCAATTATTTTGCCGATCTTGATCGCACTACCAAAATGGATGAATCACAATCTAATAAGATTTTACAAGCTGCAATAGACGCACAACATCAACAACCAGATCAACGGATCGATGAAGGTGCGCGTTTGTATGCCACTGCTTGCCAAGCATGTCATTACAGCAGCGACCAATTAGTCAAAGGCCGGCTATTGATTACCATAGGCTCAGCGACTCATCTTGATAAGCCAACGAACCTGATTAACGTCATACTGGACGGTGTTAGTAGCGATCAAGGAATCAGCGGCGTGGTAATGCCAGGATTCCGTGATGCACTTAGCGATCAAGACATTAGCGCAATAGCAGCTTATTTGCGTCAAACTGCAGGGGAAAACATCTGGCCTAAATTACAACAACAAGTGGGCGAGATCCGTAATCAACCCCGATTTGAGCAATAA
- a CDS encoding sulfotransferase domain-containing protein: MNNTAKPIKTRELHNHHFDSTIWNELNFRDDDIVISTYAKSGTTWVQQIISQLLFNGEEGLEVAEMSPWLDLRVPPKEVKLPMVEAQTHRRFLKTHLPVDALTFSEKAKYIYIGRDGRDVLWSMFNHHSTANQAWYEALNDTPGRVGPAIEKPSGSITEYYHHWLDQDGHPWWSFWENIRSWWAIRNLPNVYFLHFENLKNDMPGEIRRLAEFLGTPIDEDKWESILRHCSFEYMKKNAAKSVPLGGAFWNGGAQTFIHKGTNGRWRDVLSAEDSYKYEHRAAQELDSKCASWLATGEISQG; this comes from the coding sequence ATGAATAACACTGCCAAACCAATTAAAACGCGAGAACTCCATAATCATCATTTTGATTCTACAATTTGGAATGAGCTTAATTTTAGAGACGATGATATTGTTATTTCAACCTACGCTAAATCAGGAACAACCTGGGTACAACAGATTATCTCTCAGCTTTTGTTCAACGGCGAAGAAGGACTGGAAGTGGCAGAAATGTCCCCATGGCTTGATCTGCGAGTGCCGCCTAAAGAGGTAAAACTGCCGATGGTCGAGGCACAGACTCATCGACGGTTTTTAAAAACGCATCTACCTGTTGATGCATTGACCTTTTCTGAAAAGGCTAAGTACATTTATATCGGCCGCGACGGGCGCGATGTTTTATGGAGCATGTTCAACCATCACTCGACTGCTAATCAGGCCTGGTATGAAGCTTTAAATGACACTCCCGGTAGAGTCGGACCCGCAATTGAAAAGCCATCGGGTTCAATAACTGAGTATTACCATCATTGGCTCGATCAAGATGGGCACCCTTGGTGGTCATTTTGGGAAAATATCCGATCTTGGTGGGCAATCAGAAATCTACCGAATGTCTATTTTTTGCATTTCGAAAATCTTAAAAACGATATGCCCGGAGAGATTCGCCGCTTAGCAGAATTCCTTGGAACCCCGATTGATGAAGACAAATGGGAGTCTATACTGCGCCATTGCAGTTTTGAATATATGAAAAAAAATGCCGCAAAAAGCGTCCCCCTTGGTGGTGCTTTTTGGAATGGCGGTGCACAAACCTTTATTCATAAAGGGACGAATGGTCGTTGGCGCGATGTCCTAAGCGCAGAGGATTCTTACAAATACGAGCATCGAGCAGCACAAGAACTCGATTCTAAATGTGCTTCTTGGCTCGCTACGGGTGAAATTTCACAGGGCTGA
- a CDS encoding manganese-dependent inorganic pyrophosphatase, translating to MPNYVVGHKIPDSDSICSAIALSYLKTTLGEDTVPARLGQLTPETLFILDKFGFEQPMLKTSYAGEGVYIVDHSDIELAPDDINDATILGIIDHHKLGDLTTTTPLEIWVRPVGCTNTIIKMMYDFYNVEIPKNIAGAMMCAILSDTVIFKSPTCTTADIKCVEALAEIAGIEDFKDLGMDMFKVKSAVEGTPIRELVKRDFKDFNMNGNKIGIGQLEVIDLSVFDDIKAELAADIAALKAEGGRHSVLLLLTDIMKEGSELLVVSDNENLTEQAFGQATTDGKVWLEGVLSRKKQIVPPLQKVFA from the coding sequence ATGCCAAATTATGTTGTCGGTCACAAGATCCCTGACTCAGACTCGATCTGTTCAGCCATCGCATTATCATATTTAAAAACCACTTTAGGTGAGGACACAGTTCCCGCACGTTTAGGTCAATTAACCCCAGAAACATTATTTATTTTAGATAAGTTTGGTTTTGAACAGCCAATGCTTAAAACCAGTTATGCAGGTGAAGGTGTTTATATTGTTGATCACAGCGATATTGAACTTGCCCCAGATGATATTAATGATGCCACTATTTTAGGTATTATTGATCACCATAAATTAGGTGACTTAACCACAACGACGCCACTTGAAATTTGGGTTCGTCCTGTCGGCTGTACTAATACCATCATTAAAATGATGTATGATTTTTATAATGTAGAAATCCCTAAAAATATAGCAGGCGCGATGATGTGCGCTATTTTAAGTGACACTGTTATTTTTAAATCTCCTACTTGTACCACTGCTGATATTAAATGTGTTGAAGCGTTAGCTGAAATTGCCGGTATTGAAGATTTTAAAGACCTTGGTATGGATATGTTCAAGGTAAAATCGGCTGTTGAAGGTACGCCGATACGTGAGTTAGTTAAGCGTGATTTTAAAGACTTTAATATGAATGGTAACAAGATTGGCATTGGCCAATTAGAAGTTATCGACTTAAGTGTTTTTGATGATATTAAAGCCGAGCTTGCTGCCGATATTGCGGCATTAAAAGCCGAAGGTGGGCGTCACAGTGTTTTATTATTGCTGACCGATATCATGAAAGAAGGCTCAGAGCTTTTAGTGGTCAGTGATAATGAAAATTTAACCGAGCAGGCTTTTGGTCAGGCAACGACCGACGGTAAAGTTTGGTTAGAGGGTGTACTAAGTCGTAAAAAACAAATAGTGCCACCACTGCAAAAAGTTTTTGCTTAA